A part of Paenibacillus donghaensis genomic DNA contains:
- a CDS encoding 5-methyltetrahydropteroyltriglutamate--homocysteine S-methyltransferase, translating into MISPVTGTRRTAPPFRSEIVGSFLRTEEIHEARRLQELGEITAEQLYAVETAEIRKLLRMEQELGLQAVTDGEFRRSWWHLDFFLGLQGTVKIDLNPAGGRPEANQRAESFRIIDRISFKDHPMVRQFKDLKAMTANSVPKMTIPSPALFHFVENHNGNDVYPDQETLYQDIIAVYKDALQAFYDAGCRYLQLDDTTWGTLCSGRHRAHLRSRGIDPDQLAKDYVRLINESISGRPADMTVALHVCRGNFRSAWFAAGGYEPIASELFAHAKVDVFFLEYDNERSGGFEPLRFIKDQFVVLGLVTTKHGGLESKESLKARIEEAAEYVDIEKLCLSPQCGFASTEEGNRLTEEEQWDKLRLVKETADEIWV; encoded by the coding sequence ATGATTAGTCCCGTAACTGGAACCCGACGAACCGCCCCACCTTTTCGCAGCGAAATCGTAGGCAGCTTTCTGCGCACCGAGGAGATCCATGAGGCCCGCAGGCTGCAGGAGCTGGGGGAGATCACCGCAGAGCAGCTGTATGCTGTGGAAACTGCTGAAATCCGCAAGCTGCTGCGTATGGAACAAGAACTCGGACTGCAAGCTGTAACCGACGGCGAATTCCGCCGCTCCTGGTGGCATCTGGATTTCTTCCTTGGCCTTCAAGGTACGGTGAAGATTGACCTTAATCCTGCCGGAGGCCGGCCGGAAGCCAACCAGCGTGCGGAGAGCTTCCGCATCATCGACCGGATTTCCTTCAAGGACCATCCGATGGTCCGGCAGTTTAAGGATCTCAAGGCTATGACCGCGAACAGTGTACCCAAAATGACGATTCCATCACCAGCGCTGTTTCATTTTGTGGAGAATCATAACGGAAATGACGTCTATCCTGATCAGGAAACGCTCTATCAGGACATCATTGCCGTCTATAAGGATGCGCTGCAAGCGTTCTACGACGCTGGTTGTCGTTACCTCCAGCTGGATGATACCACCTGGGGCACGCTCTGCAGCGGCCGCCACCGTGCGCATCTGCGCAGCCGGGGGATTGACCCCGACCAGCTGGCGAAGGACTATGTGCGGCTGATCAACGAGAGCATCAGCGGCCGTCCGGCCGATATGACCGTAGCGCTTCACGTCTGTAGGGGCAATTTCCGCTCGGCCTGGTTCGCCGCCGGGGGCTATGAGCCGATTGCCAGTGAATTGTTCGCCCATGCGAAGGTGGATGTTTTTTTCCTGGAGTATGATAATGAACGTTCCGGCGGCTTCGAGCCGCTACGGTTTATCAAGGACCAGTTCGTGGTGCTCGGCCTGGTCACTACGAAACACGGCGGGCTGGAGAGCAAGGAGTCACTGAAAGCGCGGATTGAGGAAGCCGCGGAGTATGTTGATATCGAGAAGCTGTGCCTCAGCCCGCAATGCGGCTTCGCCTCCACCGAGGAAGGCAACCGTCTGACCGAAGAGGAGCAGTGGGACAAGCTGCGGCTGGTGAAGGAAACGGCGGATGAGATTTGGGTGTGA
- a CDS encoding MFS transporter encodes MQHQWKKAFAIIFSGQIFSILTTSMVQFSIIWHLTETTGSASVLMIAGLAGFLPQAILGPFIGVWLDRWNRKKTMIIADSAIAFFSLVLGLYFFFGEPSLAFVYLILMIRSIASAFHAPAFQAAIPLLAPEEQLTRVAGWQQMVFSFSNVIGPALGIAVYSATSLGTVLFLDVAGALIANIMLLFVSIHQPKTETLQTPSFLNEFKLGWDAFIKVKPIVLITMATAVFGIVFMPLATLFPFMTLSYFGRGGYSASIVEAVFGIGMIIGGVMLSVLASKWKDITYMSLSLALIGLTCVVSGLLSKEAFVLFVILSFFMGSAAPFFNGPYMAMIQRAFEPAMLGRVISLVTSVMLLSSPIGLLLAGPIVNRYGVQVWFFWSGVVIILTGIFIFFRFKRMRVEL; translated from the coding sequence ATGCAACATCAATGGAAAAAAGCGTTCGCGATCATTTTTAGCGGACAAATCTTTTCGATATTGACAACTTCGATGGTTCAATTTTCGATTATTTGGCATTTAACAGAAACAACAGGGTCAGCTTCGGTACTAATGATTGCTGGGCTAGCTGGATTTTTACCACAAGCGATTTTAGGTCCTTTTATAGGCGTCTGGCTTGATCGATGGAACCGTAAAAAAACGATGATTATAGCCGATAGTGCGATTGCATTCTTCAGTTTAGTATTAGGGTTATATTTCTTTTTTGGTGAACCTAGTTTGGCTTTTGTTTATTTGATTTTAATGATACGCTCTATTGCTTCTGCTTTTCATGCTCCAGCATTCCAAGCGGCAATTCCACTCTTAGCGCCTGAAGAGCAATTAACGCGAGTGGCCGGCTGGCAGCAAATGGTTTTCTCATTCTCAAATGTTATTGGGCCTGCGCTTGGAATTGCAGTTTACTCGGCCACTTCTCTTGGGACCGTGTTGTTTTTAGACGTGGCAGGCGCTTTGATCGCAAATATCATGCTGTTGTTTGTTAGCATTCATCAGCCCAAAACAGAGACCCTACAAACCCCTTCATTCTTAAATGAATTCAAACTGGGTTGGGATGCATTTATTAAAGTGAAACCGATTGTCTTAATCACAATGGCTACAGCTGTTTTTGGCATCGTGTTTATGCCGCTTGCGACCCTTTTCCCTTTCATGACGTTATCGTATTTTGGCCGCGGGGGGTATAGTGCGAGCATCGTAGAAGCGGTTTTTGGCATAGGTATGATTATTGGCGGTGTCATGTTGTCTGTACTCGCTTCGAAATGGAAAGATATAACGTATATGAGTTTGAGTTTGGCTTTGATTGGTCTAACCTGTGTGGTTAGCGGCCTGCTTAGTAAAGAGGCTTTTGTTCTATTCGTGATTCTTTCGTTCTTCATGGGATCGGCAGCTCCCTTTTTCAATGGACCTTACATGGCGATGATTCAGAGAGCGTTTGAGCCTGCAATGCTGGGACGCGTTATTTCACTCGTTACTAGTGTGATGCTGCTCTCCTCCCCAATTGGACTCCTGCTGGCAGGACCGATCGTTAATAGGTATGGTGTTCAAGTGTGGTTTTTCTGGTCAGGTGTTGTCATAATATTGACCGGTATATTCATTTTTTTCCGGTTCAAACGTATGCGTGTGGAATTGTAG
- a CDS encoding 5-methyltetrahydropteroyltriglutamate--homocysteine S-methyltransferase has protein sequence MELTAGEAALPRQTIPSPAQFLSELQRGENKQTTEAVYSSQDELVADIAAAYRDAIQAFYELGCRNLQLDDCTWGMLCDKGYWEYRQKEGVDVNEIAKLYAHINNEAIKDHPADMVITMHVCRGNFHSTWAASGGYEPIAEVLFGTVDVDGLYLEFDTDRAGGFAPLRFIKDQQVVLGLFSSKTGELENKEEILKRIAEAAEYVDINRLSISPQCGFASTEEGNILTEEQQWAKLRFIKEIADGVWQ, from the coding sequence ATTGAACTAACGGCCGGTGAAGCGGCGCTGCCAAGGCAGACCATTCCGTCCCCGGCCCAGTTCCTCTCGGAGCTGCAGCGCGGCGAGAATAAGCAGACGACGGAAGCCGTATACAGCAGCCAGGATGAGCTGGTGGCGGATATCGCAGCGGCGTACCGCGATGCGATTCAGGCGTTCTATGAGCTGGGTTGCCGCAACCTTCAGCTAGACGACTGCACCTGGGGCATGCTCTGCGACAAAGGCTACTGGGAATACCGCCAGAAGGAAGGTGTCGATGTGAACGAGATCGCCAAGTTGTATGCGCATATCAACAATGAAGCGATCAAGGACCATCCGGCTGATATGGTAATCACCATGCATGTGTGCCGCGGTAACTTCCACTCCACCTGGGCAGCTTCGGGCGGCTATGAGCCGATTGCTGAAGTTTTGTTCGGCACCGTAGATGTGGACGGCTTATATTTGGAGTTCGACACCGACCGGGCAGGAGGCTTCGCACCGCTGCGCTTCATTAAGGACCAGCAGGTTGTACTTGGCCTGTTCAGCTCCAAAACCGGAGAGCTGGAGAACAAGGAAGAAATATTGAAGCGGATTGCGGAAGCGGCTGAATACGTCGATATCAATCGGCTAAGCATCAGCCCGCAATGCGGCTTCGCCTCCACGGAGGAAGGCAATATCTTGACTGAGGAGCAGCAATGGGCGAAGCTGCGGTTCATCAAAGAGATTGCGGACGGGGTGTGGCAGTAA
- a CDS encoding class I SAM-dependent methyltransferase, with protein sequence MKLADPTTHKDWLPPHSFAWYAQLEALTGEYAYPWHSTTAGRDGEQIFDKEVAELVPGQRVLDIGCGDGAYTISWSPSVKSIVGLDVTPGFIETGNAHKLANVSFVAASTKAALPFANGEFDCAYNRKGPTSAYPDLSRVVRQGGLILGLHPGDHRLGELAGLIPTLFKAVIPAERPVLDKLESQLAGGNFAQSSVDLVTHLEYLHQPLDVIRLSCFGQTSAVHEMMISEVLPAVEQHFREHATPSGLAVSNEYYIVRITV encoded by the coding sequence ATGAAATTGGCAGATCCAACCACACATAAGGATTGGTTACCCCCGCACTCGTTTGCCTGGTACGCGCAGCTCGAAGCGTTGACTGGCGAATACGCATATCCCTGGCATTCCACCACTGCTGGCCGGGATGGAGAGCAGATTTTTGACAAAGAAGTTGCTGAACTGGTTCCGGGTCAGAGAGTGCTGGACATTGGATGCGGCGACGGGGCGTATACTATTTCCTGGAGTCCATCCGTTAAGTCCATTGTTGGGCTGGATGTTACCCCAGGTTTCATCGAGACCGGCAATGCCCATAAGCTTGCCAATGTTTCGTTCGTCGCCGCCAGCACCAAAGCCGCTCTGCCTTTTGCGAATGGTGAATTCGATTGTGCCTACAATCGCAAAGGTCCTACTTCCGCTTATCCTGATCTGAGCAGAGTGGTCAGACAAGGCGGCCTGATACTCGGACTGCATCCGGGGGATCATCGTCTCGGCGAGCTTGCCGGCTTAATCCCAACCCTGTTCAAGGCAGTGATTCCCGCTGAACGCCCCGTATTAGACAAGCTGGAATCTCAACTGGCTGGCGGAAACTTCGCACAGTCCTCTGTTGACCTGGTTACCCATCTGGAGTATCTGCATCAACCACTCGATGTGATCCGTTTAAGCTGCTTCGGGCAGACGTCTGCCGTCCACGAGATGATGATCTCCGAAGTTCTACCGGCAGTGGAGCAGCACTTCCGGGAGCATGCCACCCCGTCAGGCCTGGCTGTGAGCAATGAATATTACATAGTCCGTATCACGGTATAG
- a CDS encoding YebC/PmpR family DNA-binding transcriptional regulator → MGRKWNNIKEKKASKDANTSRVYAKFGVEIYVTAKKGEPDPEANRALKVVLERAKTYNVPKAIIDRALEKAKGSGEESYEELRYEGFGPGGTMLIVEALTNNVNRTAPQVRSAFSKNGGNMGVSGSVAYMFDSTAVIGVEGKSADEVIELLFDAEVDVRDVLEEDEAVIVYAEPDQFHAVQEAFKSVGITEFTVAELTMLPQNFVAVSEDAQAQFDKLIDALEEIEDVQQVYHNADSEEE, encoded by the coding sequence ATGGGTCGTAAATGGAACAATATTAAGGAAAAGAAAGCATCGAAAGACGCCAACACTAGCCGGGTGTACGCGAAATTTGGTGTTGAAATTTATGTTACTGCCAAAAAAGGCGAGCCGGACCCTGAGGCCAACCGTGCGCTGAAGGTCGTTCTGGAGCGTGCCAAAACCTACAACGTGCCGAAGGCGATCATTGACCGGGCACTGGAGAAAGCCAAAGGCAGCGGTGAAGAAAGTTATGAAGAGTTGCGTTACGAAGGGTTCGGTCCCGGCGGAACGATGCTGATCGTGGAGGCTCTGACCAATAACGTTAACCGTACAGCTCCTCAGGTACGTTCGGCATTCAGCAAGAATGGCGGGAATATGGGCGTGAGCGGCTCGGTAGCCTACATGTTCGATTCCACAGCGGTTATCGGCGTAGAAGGCAAATCCGCCGACGAAGTCATCGAGCTGCTGTTCGATGCCGAAGTCGATGTGCGCGATGTGCTGGAAGAAGACGAGGCGGTCATTGTGTACGCTGAGCCGGATCAGTTCCACGCGGTGCAGGAGGCTTTTAAAAGCGTAGGCATTACCGAATTTACCGTGGCTGAGCTGACCATGCTGCCGCAGAATTTCGTAGCAGTGTCTGAAGACGCCCAGGCCCAATTCGACAAGCTGATTGATGCACTCGAAGAAATCGAGGATGTCCAGCAGGTCTATCACAACGCCGATTCGGAAGAGGAATAA